The proteins below are encoded in one region of Gambusia affinis linkage group LG07, SWU_Gaff_1.0, whole genome shotgun sequence:
- the LOC122833515 gene encoding cyclin-D1-binding protein 1 homolog isoform X1: MATESGKGELAVPLGNALNSIQCIRDQVRDGESGEQGGAYDLSVFWDTLNQAVTVVSMAATLLSMGSSKNPQPSLQVLQDGEKLLVTVLNSTLTLSEVYSCLPESQGVTLRRQVRDATVEVLDGILQLVEVIISSPLQSLTQEQITFTRGVWSACDRFAQLARDNKEALLVDVSSQSGVVKDVVEKIKQLLSEPQDPFKDCLIHDPEDNSDRDSPHSIRDVSLSEKDQQVIRASLEVLETAASCLRKFRSAVEDNGDAAEPQNVAQLDDLADISREISPSVDDLALCLYPPMNYSGVENHMSRLAATLRKLLDLIRSSHVCGAAELTWIQFLEAAVDHNVQKAKESIELDG, translated from the exons ATGGCTACTGAAAGCGGCAAGGGAGAGTTGGCTGTGCCTCTAGGAAACGCATTAAATTCCATCCAGTGCATCAGAGACCAAGTCAGAG aTGGAGAATCAGGTGAACAGGGTGGAGCATATGATCTCTCCGTGTTCTGGGACACTTTGA ACCAGGCAGTAACGGTTGTGTCAATGGCGGCAACGCTGCTCAGCATGGGCTCTTCAAAAAACCCTCAGCCATCTTTACAA GTGTTGCAGGATGGAGAAAAGCTTTTAGTGACTGTATTAAACAGCACACTGACTCTGAGTGAAGTTTACTCCTGCCTACCTGAAAGCCAAG GGGTGACGCTACGGCGACAGGTCAGGGACGCCACTGTGGAGGTGCTGGACGGCATTTTACAGCTGGTGGAGGTCATAATCAGCTCACCACTGCAGAG CCTGACTCAGGAGCAGATCACGTTCACTAGAGGAGTTTGGTCGGCCTGTGATCGCTTTGCTCAGCTAGCAAGAG ACAACAAGGAAGCTCTGCTGGTCGATGTGTCTTCTCAGTCTGGAGTTGTAAAAGATGTCGTTGAGAAAATTAAACAG CTCTTATCCGAACCCCAGGACCCGTTCAAGGACTGCCTCATTCATGACCCAGAAGACAACTCTGACCGTGACAGTCCTCACAGCATCCGGGACGTGTCCCTGTCAGAGAAGGACCAGCAGGTGATCAGAGCAAGTCTGGAGGTACTTGAAACAGCTGCATCCTGTCTGAGGAAATTCAGATCAGCCGTCGAGGACAACGGTGACGCTGCTGAACCTCAAAATGTCGCTCAGCTGGACGATCTGGCCGACATCAGCCGGGAAATCAGCCCCAG TGTGGACGATCTCGCCCTCTGTCTCTACCCACCCATGAATTACAGTGGAGTGGAAAACCAC aTGTCTAGATTGGCAGCAACATTAAGAAAACTTTTGGACCTGATTAG ATCCAGCCATGtgtgtggagcagcagagctgaCCTGGATTCAGTTTTTAGAGGCCGCCGTCGATCACAATGTTCAGAAAGCCAAAGAATCGATTGAGCTGGACggctaa
- the LOC122834760 gene encoding collagen alpha-1(X) chain-like, with protein MGADLVCAVLFAVALLLSAVGCDVNCNGHPGELGPPGRDGLAGMKGQKGEPAVWMDGPMDPSMLLRLRGDKGSSGPQGPIGPKGYRGDVGAAGMAGRPGPPGRVGMNLNPGQSSSNQETHSAFSVKRDVTKYPPFNQKITYQEAVVNTNNNFAINTGIFTCRTPGFYYFTFHSIAKVSMCLGLVKEGEEEKIVFCDENTRNSEQVLSGGVVLELTAGQKVWLESYRDQQQNLQIQKDADARDLREKLIIFNGFLIFSNS; from the exons ATGGGAGCTGATTTGGTCTGTGCAGTTCTGTTCGCCGTTGCTTTGCTGCTGTCAGCCGTCGGATGCGACGTGAACTGTAACGGCCATCCAGGAGAACTTGGACCTCCTGGACGGGACGGGCTGGCTGGGATGAAAGGCCAGAAGGGAGAACCAG CTGTCTGGATGGACGGCCCAATGGACCCAAGCATGCTGCTGAGGCTGAGAGGGGACAAAGGAAGCTCGGGGCCACAAGGGCCGATTGGTCCAAAGGGTTACCGTGGTGACGTGGGAGCAGCAGGAATGGCCGGCCGGCCTGGTCCACCCGGTCGAGTGGGGATGAACCTCAACCCCG GTCAAAGTTCGTCCAATCAGGAAACTCACTCAGCTTTCTCTGTGAAGAGAGATGTCACCAAATATCCACCTTTCAACCAG AAAATAACCTATCAGGAGGCCGTCGTCAACACCAACAACAATTTCGCCATAAACACCGGCATCTTCACCTGCAGAACACCTGGTTTTTATTACTTCACCTTCCACTCCATTGCCAAG GTCAGCATGTGCCTGGGTTTAGtcaaagaaggagaagaagagaaaatagtgttttgtgATGAAAACACTAGGAACTCTGAACAG GTTCTGTCTGGGGGAGTCGTGTTGGAGCTGACGGCGGGACAGAAAGTCTGGCTGGAGTCCTACAGAGACCAACAGCAAAACCTGCAGATCCAGAAAGACGCCGACGCAAGAGACCTCAGAGAGAAACTGATCATCTTCAACGGCTTCCTGATCTTCTCAAATTCATAA
- the LOC122833515 gene encoding cyclin-D1-binding protein 1 homolog isoform X2: MAATLLSMGSSKNPQPSLQVLQDGEKLLVTVLNSTLTLSEVYSCLPESQGVTLRRQVRDATVEVLDGILQLVEVIISSPLQSLTQEQITFTRGVWSACDRFAQLARDNKEALLVDVSSQSGVVKDVVEKIKQLLSEPQDPFKDCLIHDPEDNSDRDSPHSIRDVSLSEKDQQVIRASLEVLETAASCLRKFRSAVEDNGDAAEPQNVAQLDDLADISREISPSVDDLALCLYPPMNYSGVENHMSRLAATLRKLLDLIRSSHVCGAAELTWIQFLEAAVDHNVQKAKESIELDG, encoded by the exons ATGGCGGCAACGCTGCTCAGCATGGGCTCTTCAAAAAACCCTCAGCCATCTTTACAA GTGTTGCAGGATGGAGAAAAGCTTTTAGTGACTGTATTAAACAGCACACTGACTCTGAGTGAAGTTTACTCCTGCCTACCTGAAAGCCAAG GGGTGACGCTACGGCGACAGGTCAGGGACGCCACTGTGGAGGTGCTGGACGGCATTTTACAGCTGGTGGAGGTCATAATCAGCTCACCACTGCAGAG CCTGACTCAGGAGCAGATCACGTTCACTAGAGGAGTTTGGTCGGCCTGTGATCGCTTTGCTCAGCTAGCAAGAG ACAACAAGGAAGCTCTGCTGGTCGATGTGTCTTCTCAGTCTGGAGTTGTAAAAGATGTCGTTGAGAAAATTAAACAG CTCTTATCCGAACCCCAGGACCCGTTCAAGGACTGCCTCATTCATGACCCAGAAGACAACTCTGACCGTGACAGTCCTCACAGCATCCGGGACGTGTCCCTGTCAGAGAAGGACCAGCAGGTGATCAGAGCAAGTCTGGAGGTACTTGAAACAGCTGCATCCTGTCTGAGGAAATTCAGATCAGCCGTCGAGGACAACGGTGACGCTGCTGAACCTCAAAATGTCGCTCAGCTGGACGATCTGGCCGACATCAGCCGGGAAATCAGCCCCAG TGTGGACGATCTCGCCCTCTGTCTCTACCCACCCATGAATTACAGTGGAGTGGAAAACCAC aTGTCTAGATTGGCAGCAACATTAAGAAAACTTTTGGACCTGATTAG ATCCAGCCATGtgtgtggagcagcagagctgaCCTGGATTCAGTTTTTAGAGGCCGCCGTCGATCACAATGTTCAGAAAGCCAAAGAATCGATTGAGCTGGACggctaa